The Pirellulales bacterium genome includes a window with the following:
- a CDS encoding nuclease-related domain-containing protein, whose protein sequence is MGKNRFIPAEIPLAVRNNPRFRAELLVYDELKAQLDLTQRDWTVVYQAKWLLKEPSQEEPKEGEADFLLAHRKRGVLAVEVKGGLISFRDGQWYSRDRHGVGHPIDPFGQVARNARHLAKKLNELPQGIVGGGTFGSAFAKGESAPTGSVSRRRQERLELYDDDGTRY, encoded by the coding sequence ATGGGCAAGAATCGGTTCATTCCGGCAGAAATCCCACTGGCCGTGAGGAATAACCCGCGGTTTCGGGCGGAGCTGTTGGTCTATGACGAACTTAAAGCGCAGTTGGATCTGACCCAACGCGATTGGACGGTCGTCTATCAGGCGAAATGGCTTCTCAAGGAGCCTTCGCAGGAAGAGCCGAAGGAAGGCGAAGCCGACTTCTTGCTTGCGCATCGGAAGCGCGGCGTACTCGCCGTCGAGGTGAAAGGGGGGCTGATTTCCTTTCGGGATGGCCAATGGTACTCGCGCGACCGGCACGGCGTTGGCCATCCGATCGATCCTTTCGGGCAAGTCGCGCGAAACGCGCGGCATCTGGCAAAAAAGCTGAACGAGTTGCCGCAGGGGATTGTGGGCGGAGGAACATTCGGCTCAGCTTTCGCCAAAGGAGAATCGGCGCCTACAGGATCTGTTTCGCGCCGGCGGCAGGAACGTCTTGAGTTGTACGACGACGATGGAACTCGGTATTGA